A region from the Leguminivora glycinivorella isolate SPB_JAAS2020 chromosome 3, LegGlyc_1.1, whole genome shotgun sequence genome encodes:
- the LOC125224605 gene encoding LOW QUALITY PROTEIN: putative malate dehydrogenase 1B (The sequence of the model RefSeq protein was modified relative to this genomic sequence to represent the inferred CDS: inserted 1 base in 1 codon) — protein MGSPLVWKELXNEGSKPYYIGGLPEFLDYCHSYYKFDYFMADSKFKGLTENCNQYRTKIKKDKQDVQSKMSAEHRIPESVSKNDYVVCISGAGYQLSEHLLSQLLELSVGTKTIAKIFIYDRECPSAPIDKIEHECSYIETNYSGKVVKCVEKIGIALTYCDLLIVLDHVPFEMDLPIGDWLEANKHIMEEIALMLNASAPRDIRILLPNLGPACYNATILMKAANIEKHNIVVATSDLGLEVAPVIAEIAEVPMRTMFCPPVWGFVGVNHLVDIRTTIHKYNTFQPYKRYTRVKNSTLNIGSITPEMRTMEYLMIFDNTLWTKVVEKRKQASLSQLPINKIVSLVNVVKLWLFGAEPDEIICLGIKCNGSFNLHFDGAFSQPAHYINGKWIPADNYLMPRDPEMKLPHLEEMARLCMNMQKGNLPKVASYTPCSCKLSKSTKVGKSSRIYK, from the exons ATGGGATCTCCTTTAGTTTGGAAAGAAC TTAATGAAGGAAGTAAGCCATATTATATTGGTGGTCTTCCAGAGTTTTTAGATTATTGCCATTCATATTACAAATTTGACTATTTTATGGCGGATTCTAAATTCAAAGGCTTGACTGAAAACTGTAATCAATATCggacaaaaattaaaaaggacAAACAAGATGTACAGTCGAAAATGTCTGCAGAACATAGGATACCAGAAAGTGTATCAAAAAATGATTATGTTGTATGTATATCAGGAGCTGGATATCAGTTGTCGGAACATCTACTATCACAGCTACTAGAACTCTCGGTTGGCACTAAAACTATAGCCAAAATATTTATCTATGATAGGGAATGCCCTAGCGCACCTATAGATAAGATAGAACATGAATGTAGTTACATTGAAACGAACTACTCTGGAAAAGTAGTAAAATGTGTTGAAAAAATTGGTATAGCTCTAACTTATTGTGACCTTTTGATAGTATTGGATCACGTGCCCTTTGA GATGGATTTGCCTATTGGGGATTGGTTAGAAGCTAACAAGCACATAATGGAAGAAATAGCTTTAATGCTTAATGCATCGGCACCGCGAGATATACGTATTCTATTGCCTAATCTTGGTCCAGCATGTTACAATGCAACAATCCTAATGAAAGCGgcgaacattgaaaaacataACATAGTGGTAGCGACTTCGGATTTAGGCTTGGAGGTAGCTCCAGTAATAGCGGAAATAGCAGAAGTGCCTATGCGAACCATGTTCTGTCCTCCTGTGTGGGGATTTGTGGGAGTTAATCACTTAGTGGATATAAGAACtacaatacataaatacaatacattCCAGCCTTACAAGAGATACACAAGGGTCAAAAATTCTACCTTAAATATAGGTTCCATTACTCCAGAAATGAGAACAATggaatatttaatgatatttgaTAATACTTTGTGGACGAAGGTCGTGGAAAAGAGA AAACAAGCAAGCTTATCACAATTACCAATTAATAAAATCGTCAGTCTTGTTAATGTGGTCAAACTTTGGCTCTTTGGTGCTGAACCTGATGAGATCATTTGTCTCGGCATAAAATGTAATG GATCGTTTAATTTACATTTCGACGGTGCCTTCTCACAACCAGCGCATTATATTAATGGAAAGTGGATACCAGCGGATAATTATTTAATGCCAAGAGATCCTGAAATGAAACTACCACATTTAGAGGAAATGGCACGATTATGCATGAATATGCAAAAGGGAAATTTACCAAAAGTTGCATCTTATACACCATGTAGTTGTAAACTAAGTAAATCTACGAAAGTAGGAAAGAGTTCTCGTATTTACAAGTAG